Proteins encoded within one genomic window of Halalkalibacillus sediminis:
- a CDS encoding fasciclin domain-containing protein, with the protein MKRKWLILGMLTLFIVGSFSLGALAEGKAAPEKDIVETAVDAGDFTTLTAALEKAGLVETLKGDGPFTVFAPTDAAFETLLKELDITADELLARDDLKDILLYHVVDGKIMSDSLEDGMKVKTLNGKKVKISLDPTQVNDANVIMADVKSSNGVIHVIDKVLLP; encoded by the coding sequence ATGAAGAGGAAATGGCTTATTTTAGGTATGTTAACTTTGTTTATTGTAGGTTCTTTCTCATTAGGAGCTTTAGCTGAGGGTAAGGCAGCACCTGAGAAAGACATCGTTGAAACAGCGGTTGATGCGGGTGATTTTACAACATTAACTGCAGCACTTGAAAAAGCTGGATTAGTGGAAACGTTAAAAGGTGACGGTCCGTTCACTGTTTTTGCACCAACTGATGCTGCGTTTGAAACTCTTCTAAAAGAGTTAGATATTACTGCGGATGAATTGTTAGCTAGAGATGACTTAAAAGATATCCTTTTATACCACGTTGTAGATGGGAAAATCATGTCTGACAGTCTAGAAGATGGTATGAAAGTGAAAACCTTAAACGGAAAGAAAGTTAAAATTTCTTTAGATCCGACCCAAGTGAACGACGCTAATGTCATTATGGCAGATGTTAAGTCTTCCAATGGTGTGATCCATGTAATTGATAAAGTGTTGCTTCCATAA